The proteins below come from a single Salvelinus fontinalis isolate EN_2023a chromosome 1, ASM2944872v1, whole genome shotgun sequence genomic window:
- the LOC129864492 gene encoding E3 ubiquitin-protein ligase TRIM39, with translation MASEQQGGDEPSLPREEAVCPGCQGSGTLVLPCGHSLCEACLGLCEGELGQGGCTICYGKDLLDCVLNRLLDSLFQGQPRRARDGGVEDGDREMCPLHRERLTLYCVEDKEMVCVECQSEEHDDHECRPTEEAVHDCKRELTSALRPLQEKLEALNTVKQTCEQSAEHIKSQAQQTERLVQQQFEKLHQFLRDEEAAVISALKEEEQEKTQRMRDRIDRTTDQINSLAEVIEATVEAVDTGDDISFLKNFKRTSERTQVTVEEPEEVAGALLDVAKHLGCLNYRVWEKMQDVITYTPVTLDPNTADICLSLSDDLTSLRYTEEKERLPDNPERFCYYECVLGSEGFNSGRHTWDVEVGVNSEWAVGVARETVSRKEWFPPSPERGLWTICYYGGEYRARTASATPLVLKRRPLEVRVQLDWDRGRVIFSDASDNTLIYKFQHKFTQRVFPYFSNTCKRHPLRISAGKVSVTAE, from the exons ATGGCGTCTGAGCAGCAAGGGGGTGATGAGCCCTCTCTCCCCAGGGAAGAGGCCGTGTGCCCGGGCTGTCAGGGATCAGGGACCCTGGTCCTGCCGTGTGGCCACAGCCTGTGTGAGGCCTGCCTGGGGCTGTGTGAGGGCGAGCTGGGCCAGGGGGGCTGTACGATCTGCTACGGCAAAGACCTGCTGGACTGCGTCCTGAACAGACTGCTGGACTCCCTGTTCCAAGGGCAGCCACGGCGGGccagggatggaggggtagaggacgGGGACAGGGAGATGTGTCCTCTGCATAGGGAGAGGCTGACATTGTATTGTGTGGAGGACAAGGAGATGGTGTGTGTGGAGTGTCAGAGCGAGGAGCACGACGACCACGAGTGTCGTCCCACGGAGGAGGCTGTGCACGACTGCAAG AGGGAGCTGACGTCTGCCCTGAGACCTCTACAGGAGAAGCTGGAGGCTCTGAACACTGTCAAACAGACCTGCGAGCAGTCAGCTGAACACATCAAG AGCCAGGCACAGCAGACCGAGCGCCTGGTGCAGCAGCAGTTTGAGAAGCTGCACCAGTTCCTCCGAGACGAGGAAGCTGCTGTGATCTCTGCTCTGAaggaagaggagcaggagaagacccagaggaTGAGGGACCGGATAGACAGAACAACAGACCAGATCAACTCTCTAGCTGAGGTCATTGAGGCGACGGTGGAGGCCGTGGACACTGGTGATGACATATCCTTCCTCAAG AACTTCAAGAGGACCTCTGAGAG GACTCAGGTGACAGTAGAGGAGCCAGAGGAGGTGGCAGGAGCTCTGCTGGACGTCGCCAAACACCTGGGCTGTCTCAACTACAGAGTCTGGGAGAAGATGCAGGACGTCATTACATACA ctccTGTGACTCTGGACCCCAACACGGCTGatatctgcctgtctctgtctgatgATCTGACCAGCCTGCGGTacacagaggagaaggagagactgcCTGACAACCCAGAGAGGTTTTGTTACTATGAGTGTGTCCTGGGTTCCGAGGGCTTCAACTCCGGACGACACACCTGGGACGTGGAGGTGGGCGTGAACAGCGAGTGGGCCGTGGGCGTGGCACGGGAGACGGTCTCGAGGAAGGAGTGGTTCCCCCCGAGCCCAG AGAGGGGCCTGTGGACCATCTGTTACTATGGAGGTGAATACCGCGCCCGCACGGCCAGCGCCACCCCCCTGGTCCTGAAGAGAAGGCCCCTGGAGGTCAGAGTGCAGCTGGACTGGGACAGAGGCAGGGTCATCTTCTCCGACGCCTCAGACAACACGCTCATCTACAAGTTCCAACACAAGTTCACCCAGAGAGTGTTCCCTTACTTCTCCAACACCTGCAAGAGACATCCTCTGAGGATCTCCGCCGGGAAGGTGTCAGTGACAGCGGAGTAA